The genomic stretch ttatgatAACTATAATATATAATTCCTTGTTTCGAAGTAAGCTCATTTTCATGACAAATGTCATAATAAGTAGACCCATTGCACGTTTGGAATTAAGCTAGCCACTTTTGGCTTGGTTTGATTATCCACCCAGGCCTGTTAGTTTGGCATGGGGATATTGCTCAATTGGCCTGCAAGCTTGGAACAGGCCAGACATGGTACCGGTGAGTTTGGTGGTTACTAGTCTTTCACTGATTAATTGGTACCATCCAGCCAATCAGATCCTCTGTGAACTGGTCTCAGTTAGCAGTTGCTTTGATTTTTGATCATGTACCATGTTCCAACCAATTGGAATTTGCCAATAAATTAGCATCTAGCCACTAATCAAACAGAAGCTTGGGTCTGACACGTGGCTAAGATTGTTCATATGTTCAGCTATATTCTGTATAGCAAAGTAGTAGCTCTGTTAAAAGCATAAGTAGTAATTGTCTTACTGCTTGACTTGCTATTCTGCCTTTCTGTTCTGAAATTTGATTTCTCTTGGAACAGTCAGTTCTTTTTCCATTTTTTAATttggaacttttttttttttgtatctatATTGACCTCTTTTTTAGAATCAATATACATCAAGCTTATGAAAATCTACAGTTTAGCTGCATTtccaatgtgatcttcctaaggaTTTTTCTTTAGTCCATGATATAAGTTTTTTTACCATTGAATATATTGGAACTTGTAGCCTGCTTGAGTTGGTCAATGTCAGACTAAGGTATACTTGCTTATTGGAGATTTTAATTAAAAGCTAAAACTACATTTTCTTTTTACTCCCTATGGAGTGtgatatttctttgaaatttcaGGAGAACAAGGAAGGTCTTGAACTTCTGAAGACAGCTATAGCTAAAGCTGGTTACACTGGAAAAGTATGTTGCTGCCATCCATATATTTATCTATTGAGGGTGCTTAAAGTTCTATTATCTCATTGTGTTTGGGAATTTCTGCAGGTTCTGATTGGCATGGATGTTGCGGCTTCAGAATTCTATAGTGAGAAAGATAAGACTTATGATCTCAATTTCAAGGAGGAGGTAAACTTTTTTTCCATTGGTGAATTAGACAAATGACTTGCTGCAATTTTAGACACTCCAATCGTCAGTCATAATATTTTCTTCTAGCTGTTTCCTGTCACTATTCGTGCTGACAAGAAAGTATGTTAATGCAGAACAATGACGGCTCTCAAAAAATTTCTGGAGACGGTTTGAAAAATGTCTACAAGTCCTTTGTGAATGAGTACCCAATTGTGTCAATTGAAGACCCATTTGATCAGGATGATTGGACCCATTATGCAAAGATGACAGAAGAGATTGGACAGGAAGTGCAAATTGTTGGAGATGATCTACTTGTCACCAACCCAACAGTAATCTTCTACTTGGAAATTGTTAAAGGCCCAATGTATTTTCTTTTGTTTGTGATCCTTTTTTTCATACAATTTATTTCTGCAGCGAGTTGCAAAGGCAATAAAGGAAAAGGCCTGCAATGCTCTTCTTTTGAAGGTACTACTTTAACTGGTTTCCTTTGCTTTTGTTCCATGTTTAGGGAGAGGATAGTTGTTTATGTGGTGGGCTTTAAGAAAAGAATTCGGTTTAGATCAACTTAGAACATATGTTCTGACAGTGGGAGACAGAAAAGTATAGCTGCTGCAATAAATTTGACAGAATTGTTAACAGGAAGCAACAATGAAATATGAAAAATTGTGAAGAAGCTAATTCTGAATGAGAAAACACATCTAAAAtcagtttgaaatttaaaaatcatactAGGCTCCAGTTCTTTATATTTAGACAACATCTTGAATTGTAAATACTATGGTGTTTCACCTAGTTCATTTTACCATTTTCCTTTCTTATTGAAGATATAGAAGCCTTTAGTTGTCTTAATGACATAAGGTTCTCATAGCTGATGTGTCTTGTTCTTTCTTTTCATGGTTTTTTAGGTAAATCAAATTGGGTCTGTTACGGAGAGTATTGAAGCTGTCAAAATGTCAAAGCATGCTGGGTGGGGAGTGATGGCTAGCCATCGAAGGTATGTTCTTCGTTCATGTctagttatttttgaaactcATCTCTGCATTTAACTCATTATTTCTCTATGTTCCAGTGGTGAGACTGAAGATACTTTTATTGCTGATCTCTCAGTTGGTTTAGCAACAGTATGTACTTCATCTCAGACATACCAGTGATTTCATGGTATCTACTTGTGATAAGTCTCTGATGTTTGAGAGATATATTTATTCAACAGGGTCAAATCAAGACTGGAGCTCCATGTCGTTCTGAGCGCCTTGCGAAGTATAACCAGGTAAGCTACACCAAGCCAGTTCTAGTGATGTGGATGTTGTCATCTTACCATAATTATTAAACCTTAGACCAGTCCGACAATTGGAATGCTCAGGAATAGTCCTCTACCAATTTGGTTTGCCTTGTGGACTAAATACAAAAATAGAAATGGATTACCCTAACCCAGCTTATGGTTGCATTAAGTTAACCTTGGTTGAGTTAGCTAAGTTATCTATCTATTCATTTAAGCgaagagaaaaatgagagaagtgTCAATTTTTTACCCTGTTTTCTAGGAGTAATAGAACTAAGAAATTTAAGATCATCATGTACCAATAGTTCTTTTTTTTCCACTCTTTTATTTACTTTTCCTCCTTCCACCAACTCATACTTCTCATCCATGTCTACCTCTCATATCATAGCTGGGGATTTCTGAAAGGGTTTGAGTGGCCGATTGTAGTCAAGTTCTACTTTATGTAGTATCCAAAATGTGCGAACTGTATCTACTCTACCTTCTACATCCAAGCAGGTTTTAATCCCTGAGTTGATCTATCAGTGTCTAGGAATTTCCTGCTTGTATGTTTGTTAAGGACCTTCTTCATAGAAGTTCTGTTCGTTGCATCTGGTCCTCAATTTGTGTGAAAAAGCCACTGGGTTCATACAACTGGAAGGGTGAGGATTAAATCCTGCTAGGATCATACAACTTCGAAGGATCCCAGCATAGCAAATTTCTGGGAAGGACTCCACAGTACTGTAATTCTATTGGCTGTAATTTGATATATGATAACTGTGTTATACTTTTTAAACATCAAAATTGGCCAAttgcattttttttaacttatactAAGTAAATCTGGCTCGTGGTCCAAcaattatgaaaatatttgtttATTTTCTCTAACCCTTCACTATTTTTGGTTCTTTTTTCTGAAACCATTAATCTTGGGGCTGCATGCACAGCTACTGAGAATTGAGGAGGAGCTAGGTGCTGCGGCAGTTTACGCAGGAGCCAAGTTCAGAGCTCCCGTCCCGCCCTACTAAATGATTATGCCTCGCTGAAGCTAAAGGCAGCTGTTGTTCATCATCAGCTGAGTTTTGATTTTGGCTACAGTAGTTAGTTTGCTTTCAGCAATAATTTCCAGCGGACATGTTTGTCTTCGGCGCAATGCATTACTGCAATAGTTCTCTTTTTATTATGTTATTAATCTTGATGTATGAGATGAGTTTTGGATCCTGAAAAAACTCACCAACGTACCAAATTATCATTTACATTTCTGTGCTCTGTTTGCAGCCGTTTACTGGCAATTCTTATTCTAGATGCATTTTCCATCATTTGTTTTAGCCGGCAATAGACTTGAGAAGCCATAGAATCTGCACTTCTTAATTGAATCTGagtcatttatttattttatgaataAAATATTTGGATGATTTTTTACAGAGGGATCTTTGACTGTTTAGAAAGTTGCGGAGGCAAAGTGTCTGCTAGTGTTTTAAAGAAATTGCACTTTGAATCAGCAACAAGTTTGCCTTAGTGTTTTATATTCGTTAATATTGAATTCTCTGTGGCATTGATTTACATAATATGTTGCTCTTGTTTTTTTCTTGCTTGTATATTATATTAGGAGATGAGTTTTTCGCCATGGCAGAGGTTCTCATGTTTTATGGACATTACATTTATTGTATGATTTAAAGTGGTGGATTCTAACAAATGTTGTTAATGCATTCTCTAATCTTGTCCAGTTGCATAAGATAAATCATCAAATATCAGTGACTAATTATATGTATCTAGATGAAAACTCATTACATACTGATTAACGTCACTAATCATCAGCTGCATCTCAAGAGAAGCTATTTAAGTTGAGAAGTAACTAGCCAGTGAACTGATGCAAATCTTGATTATTTGGATCGTGTGATTTGTATGTTTCATTTCGAAGCAGAAAATCTTTAGAACTCCTAAAACATGAATTGGCAGTTTCATATTTGAATAAAAAAAGAACAAATGCTTTATTAAGCACGCTGTATTTGTTCGATGCCAACATGCCCCATTAGAAGTCTGGAACAAAAGAACAATTACATTCGCATATTCTGTGCCGTATACAGAGAATCCACCTTGTCCGACAAGGCAAATCCTTGTAGGATTTGCCATATTTATCAACTGACAAATAATTAATATTGATGTTCCCTTTCTCCTTATCTACTTCCATTAAAATCCATCAAGCCATGCCTTGTCCCTCTTCGAATCAACATTAAACCAAATCCACATCGTTGGTTCGGTTTACATTGTGGAGCAAGTGCCCAAGTGAAAAATTTTAGTCTTTAACATTTTGGGTCATCCATTCTAccgaaaagaaaaattatataaaatatttaacttattttgaaaatggaaaataaataaattaggaGGTACTGAATCCCTAAGTATATTATTATGTCCCTGAATCGTGCTACACACTTGGCATTCATTTTAATTCGGTCTGACCGGGTCCGTCCGGTTCAGTTAAGGAGGCATCACAACTCATGCGTGAATATTTGGGGGAAGGGAGCATGCATGTGTACGTTGTACCGGTACCGccttaaaataatataattaaccAACAAATAGGAGACAAAGGCAGCGTAATTATGAAAATAATAAatgtaattaataatttttattattagaaCGCCGGAGTATAATTAAGTCTGCCGCATCGATCTTCGTGGTGGTCACGATGCATGCATGGGCAGATGGGCGGCATCGAATATTTAAATATGTAATATTTAAATTAGGCACGAAGATTAGCATTAAACACTTGCTTAATTAGTCATTCAAGTAATTATTAACAATAGTGAATAGTATAGGCTTCTCCTGCCGACCTCAGCACTCTCCGAGTCTTTCTCACATGCCATTTTACTAATTAAGCGATTATTTAAAAGGtactttttcttttaattaataaatgttttaaaatatttaaaaatggtaAATATGTTGAATAATTTACGACCATCTGAGAGCTTATAAATACATTTGATGAGAAGATGAAGataggaagaaagaagaggaagatggcTTGGTCTGCAGAGAACGCCACTAAAGCCTTTCTTCGAACCCTCAAATTGGTGACCAAATATTTAAGCTTCTTCTTAATTTGATTGGATTAATTAGTTACTGATGCTAATTGATTGATTCATTATTTTACACTGTAGGGGAAGAACAAGGTAGCGGCGCCCGACGTGGCGGAATTCGTGTCGGCGTTGGCCGCCGGTGGCGGCGCCCGTCTGCTGGTCGACGTGCCTGCGGGCCCGGCCGGGCCCACGACGCTCGCGCTGCTCACGGCGGCCCAGCAGACAGGCGGCCGTGCGGCCTGCATCGTCCGTGGGCCCGAGGAGCTACGGGCCTCGATTGAGTTCCTCGGCCCAGAACTTACCGCCCCAGTCAACCTCGTCGTCGGCGACGCCGCCCGCCTCCTCCCCGCAGGCGCAGACTTTGTGCTCGTAGACTGCCGCCTCGAGAACCACGCGCGCGTCTTCGGGGCGGCGCAGGCGGGCGCAGCCGAGGCCGGCGGCGGCCTCGTGGTGGTCCGCAACGCCGCACTATGCGACCTGCCCGCCGTCGAGGGCAGCGGCGGGGGGCTGAGAGTGGATCTGCTGCCGATAGGCGGCGGGCTGAGGGTGTGCAGGGTGCTGACGGCGGCGAGGCGGATCCAGTGGGTGGTGCGGGTGGACGAGTGCACCGGCGAGGAGCACGTGTTCAGGATCACGTCGCCTCGGAAGAAATGGATCGAAGCTTCTTAATCCACTGCTAATTTATGGGTTAATATATCGCAGTATTGCTGATCAATCCATCTCTGCTTTAATCTAATTAAAATTGTTGGATGACGGAATAATTATGCAAAATAATAGGATAATTAAATCGGGATGACTAGTCCACCCACATGTTTAAAATAAACTAGAAATAAGAAGGAAAGGTAGTTCTTCCATGGAATTACAATGCCATATCTGAATCATCACCAATTGTAGTAACGGGGCAAACTGATCGGCCAGATgaataaaccaaaaataaaacacaaattgAGGGAGTTGAATAAAAATGATGCAAGAAGAGAACTATTGAACTGAGAGAAACGGTGAGCTACTGTCTCTTCGCAAGAACAGATTCAGTGAAAGCCATGCAACAATGGCTCTCAGAAAGGAAGAACTAGAAGCTGATAAAAAGACTAATAGAACCAAATTCAAGGAGAGAAATTTGCAGCGAAAGCAGAAGGAGAAGCTAAACCACCTCAATCGCACAGCAATTGATTAGTTGTTCTCACATGCTTTATCAATTTAGCTAGCTGCTAATGCTTCTATCTTCTTCGCTGGCCTGCTTGCTTAAGGATGTGGAGTAGTACTCGAGGTACCAACGAACAAATTTCTTGAGTCCGGAATGGAGGGAAGTCGTTGGATGGTAACCAAGCTCCTTCTCCGCGAGCGTAATATTGGCGTGGGTGAATTGTACGTCCCCGTTCCTGGGCATTTTCACAAACTTCTTGACGGCCTTAACCTTGAGAAGCTGCTCGAGGATGGAGACTAAATCGGAGACGGAAACAGGGGAAGTGTTGC from Zingiber officinale cultivar Zhangliang chromosome 5B, Zo_v1.1, whole genome shotgun sequence encodes the following:
- the LOC121984812 gene encoding enolase-like — encoded protein: MVAIKSVKARQIFDSRGNPTVEVDLTCDDGTFARAAVPSGASTGAYEALELRDGGSDYLGKGVLKAVENVNKVIAPALIGKDPIEQAQIDNYMVQQLDGTQNEWGWCKQKLGANAILAVSLAVCKAGASVKKIPLYQHIANLAGNKNLVLPVPAFNVINGGSHAGNKLAMQEFMILPVGASCFKEAMKMGVEVYHNLKAVIKKKYGQDATNVGDEGGFAPNILENKEGLELLKTAIAKAGYTGKVLIGMDVAASEFYSEKDKTYDLNFKEENNDGSQKISGDGLKNVYKSFVNEYPIVSIEDPFDQDDWTHYAKMTEEIGQEVQIVGDDLLVTNPTRVAKAIKEKACNALLLKVNQIGSVTESIEAVKMSKHAGWGVMASHRSGETEDTFIADLSVGLATGQIKTGAPCRSERLAKYNQLLRIEEELGAAAVYAGAKFRAPVPPY
- the LOC121986806 gene encoding uncharacterized protein LOC121986806, which produces MAWSAENATKAFLRTLKLGKNKVAAPDVAEFVSALAAGGGARLLVDVPAGPAGPTTLALLTAAQQTGGRAACIVRGPEELRASIEFLGPELTAPVNLVVGDAARLLPAGADFVLVDCRLENHARVFGAAQAGAAEAGGGLVVVRNAALCDLPAVEGSGGGLRVDLLPIGGGLRVCRVLTAARRIQWVVRVDECTGEEHVFRITSPRKKWIEAS